The following are encoded in a window of Pseudostreptobacillus hongkongensis genomic DNA:
- the rimP gene encoding ribosome maturation factor RimP encodes MEDKLLLIEEKIQTYLDELELELADIEYVREGGYNFLRIYVEHLNRTTTLDDCVLLSTNIDSVVDSLIDDKFYLEVSTPGLERKLKRERDFIRFKGRKISVKTRNNIENTKSFEGILEDFKDGTVYLNDKVIEKIIEIPVEKIKSAKLIFNLSDKSFGEGVE; translated from the coding sequence ATGGAAGATAAATTACTTTTAATTGAAGAAAAAATTCAAACTTATTTAGATGAATTGGAGTTAGAATTAGCTGATATTGAATATGTCAGAGAAGGTGGTTATAATTTTTTAAGAATATATGTAGAACATTTAAATAGAACGACAACTTTAGATGATTGTGTACTTTTAAGTACTAATATTGACAGTGTTGTAGATAGTTTAATTGATGATAAATTCTATTTAGAAGTATCAACTCCAGGACTTGAAAGAAAATTAAAAAGAGAAAGAGACTTTATAAGATTCAAAGGTCGTAAAATTTCTGTTAAAACTAGAAATAATATTGAAAATACTAAAAGTTTTGAAGGAATATTAGAAGATTTTAAAGATGGTACTGTATACTTAAATGACAAAGTTATTGAAAAAATTATAGAAATACCGGTTGAAAAAATTAAGAGTGCGAAATTAATATTTAACTTATCTGATAAATCATTTGGAGAGGGAGTGGAATAG
- a CDS encoding phage holin encodes MTKLEIMYTILGVLTGAFLGLVPTFRKLAQKTETKVDDNILEIAVNIVQWYEDNFKYKDGANKKARAITEVGMQVEKLGLKATDAVIDKAVERAVTIVEKNTLAKEELKKELTENEEKQGEDVGK; translated from the coding sequence ATGACAAAATTAGAAATTATGTACACAATTTTAGGAGTTTTGACAGGAGCATTTTTAGGACTTGTTCCTACATTTAGAAAGTTAGCACAAAAAACAGAGACAAAAGTTGATGACAATATATTGGAAATAGCAGTAAATATCGTGCAATGGTATGAAGACAATTTCAAATATAAAGATGGTGCTAATAAGAAAGCTAGAGCAATTACTGAAGTAGGAATGCAAGTAGAAAAATTAGGACTTAAAGCAACAGATGCAGTAATTGATAAGGCAGTTGAAAGAGCAGTTACTATCGTTGAAAAAAATACTCTAGCTAAAGAAGAATTAAAAAAAGAATTAACTGAAAACGAGGAAAAACAAGGAGAGGATGTGGGGAAGTAG
- a CDS encoding M15 family metallopeptidase: protein MYKLSQNSINKLDKIHPKLVSAIQKAITNSPFDFIIVQGFRTAEYQNGLYQQGRTISGIRVTNCDGYVKKSNHQAKSDGYGYAIDFGIYDPTIQGNIDWKSTNKYQKVARHIELVAREFGIKVEWGGDWKSLKDNPHIELKKIVE from the coding sequence ATGTATAAACTAAGTCAAAATAGCATTAACAAGCTAGATAAAATTCATCCTAAATTAGTATCAGCTATTCAAAAAGCTATAACAAATAGTCCATTTGATTTTATAATCGTTCAAGGTTTTAGAACAGCTGAATACCAAAATGGATTATATCAGCAAGGGAGAACTATATCAGGAATTAGAGTAACTAATTGTGATGGTTATGTTAAGAAGTCTAACCATCAAGCTAAAAGTGATGGTTATGGGTATGCTATTGATTTTGGAATTTATGACCCAACAATACAAGGGAATATAGATTGGAAGTCTACTAATAAATATCAAAAAGTTGCAAGGCACATTGAATTAGTAGCAAGAGAATTTGGAATAAAGGTCGAGTGGGGTGGTGATTGGAAATCACTCAAAGATAACCCACATATTGAACTTAAAAAAATAGTCGAATAA
- a CDS encoding phage tail tube protein, with protein MQLLIAKQDNRNTAKTTDMKKLQFTSYSLAPNVNATKSQTINTVGFETDSWISKIDVSGDTTVEATLGQLEMLIESSGFEKQTQGSTAKKLIYKASNKFDKYLTVVLDDDENESYDQFQGLLVNSLKFETSLESYVNVTPSFIGMNHVAGNTRFSGGATATEFDGKKLICLGATITENGTTDVTRDIESLDITINNSLEGKGALNSVYNKSIKRNGIRDITVNFTYNEFLKENYVGAHTALKANSTYAIKIQFKEVETDNKIIIELPRCKVSNVERTDITGAQGMSKEVSALYDEATGSPIVITIEKA; from the coding sequence ATGCAATTATTGATCGCAAAACAAGATAACAGAAACACTGCAAAAACAACAGATATGAAGAAGTTACAATTTACAAGCTATTCATTAGCACCTAATGTGAATGCAACAAAATCTCAAACTATAAATACAGTAGGTTTTGAAACTGATTCTTGGATATCTAAAATAGATGTTTCAGGAGATACAACAGTAGAAGCCACTTTAGGACAATTAGAAATGTTAATTGAATCTTCAGGATTTGAAAAACAAACTCAAGGGTCTACAGCTAAAAAATTAATATATAAAGCATCTAATAAATTTGATAAGTACTTAACAGTTGTACTCGATGATGATGAAAATGAATCATATGATCAATTCCAAGGATTGCTTGTTAACTCATTAAAATTTGAGACATCATTAGAATCATATGTGAACGTGACACCATCATTTATAGGAATGAATCACGTTGCTGGTAATACAAGATTTTCAGGTGGAGCAACTGCAACTGAATTTGATGGTAAAAAGTTAATATGTTTAGGTGCTACTATAACTGAAAACGGTACTACTGATGTTACACGTGATATTGAAAGTTTAGATATTACTATCAATAACTCTTTAGAGGGTAAAGGTGCATTAAATTCAGTATATAACAAATCTATTAAAAGAAATGGTATAAGAGATATTACAGTTAACTTTACATATAATGAATTTTTAAAAGAAAATTATGTTGGAGCTCATACAGCATTAAAAGCTAATTCAACATATGCTATAAAAATACAATTTAAGGAAGTTGAAACTGATAATAAGATAATAATAGAGTTGCCAAGATGTAAGGTATCTAATGTAGAAAGAACAGATATAACAGGTGCTCAAGGAATGAGTAAAGAAGTATCTGCTTTATATGATGAAGCAACTGGATCACCTATTGTTATAACTATCGAAAAAGCTTAG
- a CDS encoding major capsid protein, whose translation MAINTKNAELMGIYQGLKPENVVSTYYQDKFRNDYSTKSATLVFDDLVGNLKSLAIVPRNTKAPVIREGEFIRNTFTPDIIKGSAPLTPDELFAMQAGESPILFKGQSMSKVDQIRDGKLKSLKLAYIATKEKMAAEIYLTGKLTMPETGRELVFDETTNTSKNLVVTAWQEFVLELVEEFAKDNGFVPTRIELGSAIFKELMKDKDFAKLITAYNQANVTDKDTGYKNLYPSYNLLGYRLDVLPPTNLYSGNLDTSNLVIVSSDVEFVNTYVGLTVINNDKVEVVETDVYIDYDVDKPTTSQSYILTSGYLPVIPISKRVKRYNVTVKLK comes from the coding sequence ATGGCAATAAATACAAAAAATGCAGAATTAATGGGAATATATCAAGGTTTAAAACCTGAAAACGTAGTAAGTACATATTATCAAGATAAATTTAGAAACGATTATTCAACTAAATCAGCTACATTAGTATTTGATGATTTAGTAGGGAATTTAAAAAGTTTAGCTATAGTGCCTAGAAACACTAAAGCACCAGTTATAAGAGAGGGAGAATTCATAAGAAATACATTCACACCTGATATTATAAAAGGGTCTGCACCTTTAACACCTGATGAGTTATTTGCAATGCAAGCAGGAGAATCACCTATATTATTTAAAGGTCAATCAATGAGTAAAGTAGATCAAATAAGAGATGGCAAGTTAAAATCATTAAAATTAGCATATATTGCTACTAAAGAAAAGATGGCGGCAGAAATCTATTTAACAGGAAAATTAACAATGCCTGAAACAGGTAGAGAGTTAGTATTTGATGAAACTACTAATACTTCTAAAAATCTTGTTGTTACTGCTTGGCAAGAATTTGTATTAGAATTAGTTGAAGAATTTGCTAAAGATAATGGGTTTGTACCTACAAGAATTGAATTAGGTTCAGCTATTTTCAAAGAATTAATGAAAGATAAGGACTTTGCTAAGTTAATTACTGCATACAATCAAGCAAATGTAACTGATAAAGATACAGGTTATAAAAATCTATATCCATCATATAATTTATTAGGTTACAGATTAGATGTGTTACCACCAACTAATTTATATTCAGGTAATTTAGATACATCAAACTTAGTAATAGTATCAAGTGATGTTGAGTTTGTAAACACTTATGTAGGTTTAACTGTAATAAATAATGATAAAGTTGAGGTTGTAGAAACTGATGTATATATAGATTACGATGTAGATAAACCAACAACATCTCAATCATATATTTTAACAAGTGGATACTTACCAGTTATTCCTATTTCTAAAAGAGTTAAAAGATATAATGTAACAGTAAAATTAAAATAA
- a CDS encoding phage virion morphogenesis protein, with protein sequence MKIEIKKIRGIKIPKDLDIEVKKDIMRKVATAMQNKVKYRFHRGVDPEGNAWKPLKGRDGKPLRDTGRLLNSLTTSSDDNTAKVGTNTKYARIHNDGGVITAKNGKYLRFKTDKGWVTKESVNIPKRQFMGFDDDLNAKIRQIIINGIKEKLNNEK encoded by the coding sequence ATGAAGATTGAAATAAAAAAAATAAGAGGTATTAAAATACCCAAAGATTTAGATATAGAAGTTAAAAAAGACATAATGAGAAAAGTTGCAACAGCTATGCAAAATAAAGTAAAGTATAGGTTTCATAGAGGTGTAGATCCTGAGGGGAATGCTTGGAAGCCATTAAAAGGAAGAGATGGTAAGCCTTTAAGAGATACTGGAAGATTATTAAATAGTTTAACTACATCAAGTGATGATAATACAGCTAAGGTTGGAACTAATACTAAATATGCTAGAATACATAATGATGGTGGAGTTATAACAGCTAAAAATGGTAAATATTTAAGGTTTAAAACTGATAAAGGTTGGGTTACAAAAGAAAGTGTTAATATACCTAAAAGGCAATTTATGGGATTTGATGATGATTTAAATGCAAAAATAAGACAAATAATAATAAATGGAATTAAAGAGAAATTAAATAATGAAAAATAA
- a CDS encoding phage minor head protein, whose translation MQKWLDDLSSKFESDCTTSLQKSLKKIKTIEDITSKINIKLDILNQMVYFNILGRYLAIVELKSNPLKEFAEDDDIFNMPFEEAIESLKSRRSSLFEDVNKINKSEKQNLFWIKKTTDLTVTRKIQESLLRNLKKGGTNKEFLDNIEEFKLPKDYLKGVYRTVITQAQQRGHAKKQMEMSDYFEYGLYSAIEDGRTTHQCKELHGKVMKITDFIEKGLYPPLHYNCRSSIIQLSKEDVKDLGLEITEDYDTNDDRFSDYRYLTDKSSGKKKSIYKEYYESQKLKVVNLFNKIKEFIKKITGIFDIVNNKTVFEVANDSKLKILQQDSDYIYKNSKDYITYALNMYTGILYTKINALLKEHKNGYINKLPDDIEEYVNGIDNAMNDFKLKENLIVFKGTHKSYYKDWNVGEIRSTNIFLSTSLDLDIATHFKFDLMLEIRVKQGTKCIYIGDNSESLNEKELLLSRNLKYKVIEKTNEKMLLEVYDEDPTR comes from the coding sequence ATGCAAAAGTGGTTAGATGACTTATCTAGTAAATTCGAGAGTGATTGTACCACCTCATTGCAAAAATCATTAAAAAAGATTAAGACCATTGAAGATATAACTAGCAAAATTAATATAAAGCTAGATATATTAAATCAAATGGTCTATTTTAATATACTGGGAAGATATTTAGCTATAGTCGAGCTAAAATCTAATCCATTAAAAGAATTTGCAGAAGATGATGACATATTTAATATGCCGTTTGAAGAAGCTATTGAATCATTAAAAAGCAGAAGATCTAGTTTATTTGAAGATGTAAATAAAATAAATAAATCAGAAAAACAAAATCTGTTTTGGATAAAGAAAACAACTGATTTAACTGTAACTAGAAAAATACAAGAAAGTTTATTGAGAAACCTTAAAAAAGGTGGAACTAATAAAGAGTTTTTAGATAATATAGAAGAATTTAAACTACCTAAAGATTATTTAAAAGGTGTGTATAGAACTGTAATTACTCAAGCTCAACAAAGGGGACACGCTAAAAAGCAAATGGAAATGTCAGATTATTTTGAATACGGTTTATACAGTGCAATAGAAGATGGAAGAACAACACATCAATGTAAAGAGCTTCATGGGAAGGTAATGAAGATAACAGATTTCATTGAAAAAGGATTATATCCACCATTGCATTATAACTGTAGAAGTAGTATAATACAGCTAAGCAAAGAAGATGTTAAAGATTTAGGGTTAGAGATAACAGAAGATTATGATACTAACGATGATAGATTCAGTGATTATAGATATTTAACTGATAAGTCTTCTGGTAAAAAGAAAAGCATATATAAAGAATATTATGAAAGTCAAAAATTAAAAGTTGTTAACTTGTTTAATAAGATTAAAGAATTTATTAAGAAGATAACTGGTATTTTTGATATAGTTAATAATAAAACAGTATTTGAAGTTGCTAATGATTCTAAATTAAAAATCTTACAACAAGATAGTGATTATATATATAAGAATTCTAAAGATTATATTACTTATGCTTTGAATATGTATACTGGTATTCTATATACAAAAATTAATGCACTATTAAAAGAACATAAGAATGGTTATATAAATAAATTGCCTGATGATATTGAAGAATATGTTAACGGTATTGATAATGCAATGAATGATTTTAAATTAAAAGAAAATTTAATTGTTTTTAAAGGGACACATAAATCATATTATAAAGATTGGAATGTTGGTGAAATAAGGTCAACTAATATATTTTTAAGTACAAGCCTTGATTTAGACATTGCAACACACTTTAAATTTGATTTGATGCTTGAGATTAGAGTTAAACAAGGTACTAAATGTATTTATATAGGTGATAATTCAGAAAGTTTAAATGAAAAAGAACTGTTATTATCAAGAAATTTAAAATATAAAGTTATAGAAAAGACTAATGAAAAAATGTTGTTGGAGGTATATGATGAAGATCCCACAAGATAG
- a CDS encoding phage portal protein family protein, which yields MKLDKKLLELTVNQLINTEVKSNYNVELTDDLIEEMCNDVTIKMCIDTLVKGVSSRELVVKSEDNAEQDEKIIEIQKRINKIRNKTRLVEDIAMAYFKKLSLHEIVYNDKLDGIKELVEIPKKLVKYNRDNKIFTLTVDNTVYDLSEKNKWLLSIHGKSIAYRQGRSKLESCVTDYLNIRNINEKIQGIVNKYGDTIMVFAYSPEQSEKEVENTAEDIKKANGKNVIAIPISENTTLKENLFTIRLSDIDTVIHERLLDRYKKNIVMNLLGSSLTVDNGGGSSSYALGNIHQEEKEKIEDSLALFVRDELDKLIDIDAELYGYDSELYYISIDRPENESERLEIDTKRQDFKQKVINGVLTLSQAGYEIDEEELKELTGFSTVRKKENTTF from the coding sequence ATGAAATTAGATAAAAAGTTATTAGAATTAACTGTTAATCAACTTATTAACACAGAAGTTAAAAGTAATTATAATGTGGAATTAACAGATGATTTGATAGAAGAAATGTGTAATGATGTAACTATTAAAATGTGCATTGATACTTTAGTTAAAGGTGTATCAAGTAGAGAATTGGTAGTTAAATCTGAAGATAATGCAGAGCAAGATGAAAAGATTATTGAAATTCAAAAGAGAATTAATAAGATTAGAAATAAAACAAGGCTTGTTGAAGATATAGCTATGGCATATTTTAAAAAATTATCATTACACGAGATAGTATATAATGATAAGTTAGATGGTATAAAAGAATTAGTAGAAATACCTAAAAAACTTGTAAAATACAATAGAGATAATAAGATATTTACATTAACAGTAGATAATACAGTTTACGATTTATCAGAAAAAAATAAGTGGTTGTTATCTATTCACGGTAAGAGTATAGCTTATAGACAGGGTAGATCAAAGCTTGAAAGCTGTGTTACTGATTATTTAAATATTAGAAACATAAATGAAAAGATACAAGGTATTGTTAATAAATATGGTGATACTATAATGGTATTTGCATATAGTCCAGAGCAATCAGAAAAAGAGGTTGAGAATACTGCTGAAGATATTAAAAAAGCAAATGGTAAGAATGTTATAGCAATTCCTATAAGTGAAAATACAACATTAAAAGAAAATCTATTTACGATTAGGTTATCTGATATAGATACTGTAATTCACGAAAGATTGCTTGATAGATATAAAAAGAATATTGTAATGAATCTATTAGGTTCAAGTTTAACTGTTGATAATGGTGGTGGAAGCTCTTCGTATGCTTTAGGAAATATACATCAAGAAGAAAAAGAAAAAATTGAAGATAGTTTAGCATTATTTGTAAGAGATGAACTTGATAAACTTATAGATATAGATGCGGAACTTTATGGGTATGATTCAGAGCTTTATTACATATCAATTGATAGACCAGAAAATGAAAGTGAAAGATTAGAAATTGATACAAAAAGACAAGATTTCAAGCAAAAGGTTATAAATGGAGTTTTAACATTATCTCAAGCAGGATATGAAATTGATGAAGAAGAACTTAAAGAGCTAACAGGGTTTTCTACAGTTCGTAAAAAGGAGAATACCACCTTTTAA
- a CDS encoding PBSX family phage terminase large subunit — MNLVEVDLPEKIGKGYGKFWNFKGRYRVVKGSRASKKSKTIAQWFIVNIMKYPKANALVVRKVFRTLKDSCFTDLEWAVNNLHVAHLWEFKKNPMEVTYLPTGQKILFRGMDDALKITSISVKKGSLCWVWVEECYEITNEDAFDMLNESIRGVVEPPLFKQITISFNPWNQNHWLKKRFFDVKDEDILAITTNYMINEWLDENDSKMFEHMKKYSPKRYQVAGLGEWGISDGLIYENWEEKEFDYKEILQKNKDIKAVFGLDFGYTNDETAFFCGLIDENKKIIYVFEEIYKTRMQNTQIYKEIVELGFKKERIIADCAEPKSIDQLKGLGLERIKGCVKGKDSINNGIQFIQDFKIIVHPQCTNFINEISNYCWDKDRLGNTINKPVDEFNHLMDAMRYALQEYVHKSLKGISLDRKIISI; from the coding sequence GTGAATCTAGTGGAAGTTGATTTACCTGAAAAAATAGGTAAAGGTTATGGGAAGTTTTGGAATTTTAAAGGAAGATACAGAGTGGTTAAAGGTAGTCGTGCTAGTAAAAAATCTAAAACTATAGCACAATGGTTTATAGTAAATATAATGAAATATCCTAAAGCTAATGCACTAGTAGTAAGAAAAGTATTTAGAACACTTAAAGATAGTTGTTTTACTGATTTAGAGTGGGCAGTAAATAATTTACATGTAGCACATTTATGGGAATTTAAAAAAAATCCGATGGAAGTAACTTATTTACCAACTGGTCAAAAAATACTTTTTAGAGGAATGGATGATGCGTTAAAAATAACATCAATTTCAGTTAAAAAAGGTTCGTTGTGTTGGGTTTGGGTAGAGGAATGTTATGAAATTACAAATGAAGATGCATTCGATATGTTAAATGAATCTATAAGAGGTGTTGTTGAACCACCGTTATTTAAACAAATTACAATAAGTTTCAACCCGTGGAATCAGAATCATTGGTTGAAAAAAAGATTTTTTGATGTAAAAGATGAAGATATACTTGCTATAACAACTAATTACATGATAAATGAATGGTTAGATGAAAATGATTCTAAAATGTTTGAACATATGAAAAAATATAGTCCTAAACGTTATCAGGTGGCAGGACTTGGGGAGTGGGGAATTTCTGATGGACTAATTTATGAAAATTGGGAAGAAAAAGAATTTGATTATAAAGAAATATTACAAAAAAATAAAGATATAAAAGCAGTTTTTGGTTTAGATTTTGGATATACCAATGATGAAACTGCTTTTTTTTGTGGACTTATAGATGAAAATAAAAAGATTATATATGTTTTTGAGGAAATTTATAAAACAAGAATGCAAAACACTCAAATATATAAAGAGATTGTAGAGTTGGGATTTAAAAAAGAAAGAATAATAGCTGATTGTGCCGAACCTAAAAGCATTGATCAATTAAAAGGGTTGGGATTAGAAAGAATTAAAGGTTGTGTGAAAGGTAAAGACAGTATAAACAACGGAATACAATTTATACAAGATTTTAAAATAATAGTACATCCACAATGTACAAATTTTATAAATGAAATTAGTAATTATTGTTGGGATAAAGATAGATTAGGTAATACTATAAATAAACCAGTAGATGAGTTTAATCATTTGATGGATGCTATGAGATATGCATTACAAGAATATGTACATAAATCATTAAAAGGAATTAGTTTAGATAGAAAAATAATATCAATTTAG
- a CDS encoding ParB/Srx family N-terminal domain-containing protein, which yields MKIVKLNINDIKEYDNNVKSHPDWQIEQIKNSIQQFGFNDPIVVDTNKVIIEGHGRYNAVKKLNYKEVECIVLDLKEELSSKYRLVHNKLNLNTGFNEELLNKELNYLLDNAFNLEYIGIDNYNFDEEEILELEESEEEYIIEKLSCPNCGYIGLKEEFDKV from the coding sequence ATGAAAATTGTTAAATTGAATATAAACGATATAAAAGAATATGATAATAATGTGAAATCACATCCAGATTGGCAGATCGAACAAATAAAAAATAGTATACAACAATTTGGATTTAATGATCCAATTGTTGTTGATACTAATAAGGTAATAATTGAAGGTCATGGTCGTTATAATGCAGTTAAAAAACTTAATTATAAAGAGGTTGAGTGCATAGTTTTAGATTTAAAAGAAGAGTTGTCTAGTAAATATAGATTAGTACACAATAAGTTAAATCTAAATACTGGATTTAATGAAGAATTATTAAATAAAGAGTTAAATTATTTGTTAGATAATGCGTTTAATTTAGAGTATATAGGTATAGATAATTATAATTTTGATGAGGAAGAAATATTAGAATTAGAAGAAAGCGAAGAAGAGTATATAATTGAAAAATTATCTTGTCCAAATTGCGGATATATAGGACTTAAGGAGGAGTTTGATAAAGTGTGA
- a CDS encoding ParB/Srx family N-terminal domain-containing protein, protein MLKIEKININDIVEYKNNAKKHPKEQISQIKESIIEFGYNDPIAIDENNMIIEGHGRYLALKQLDYKEIEVIKLTDLTEVQKRAYIIAHNRISLNTGMDFKNLYEELEQFVKEDLIKYGFVVDEDETTNESVIEKDIVINEEKEKTEKSKLLCPCCNKIEDKNKFKGVLNG, encoded by the coding sequence ATGCTAAAAATAGAAAAGATAAATATAAATGATATTGTGGAATATAAAAATAATGCAAAAAAGCATCCTAAAGAACAGATTAGTCAAATTAAGGAAAGCATAATTGAATTTGGTTATAATGACCCTATTGCTATTGATGAAAATAATATGATTATTGAGGGACATGGTAGATATTTAGCTTTAAAACAATTGGATTATAAAGAAATTGAAGTTATAAAACTTACTGATTTAACAGAGGTACAAAAAAGAGCTTATATAATTGCTCATAATAGAATATCATTAAATACAGGAATGGATTTCAAAAATTTATATGAAGAATTAGAACAATTTGTAAAAGAAGATCTAATAAAATATGGTTTTGTTGTTGATGAGGATGAAACGACAAATGAATCAGTTATAGAAAAAGATATTGTTATAAATGAAGAAAAAGAAAAAACAGAAAAATCAAAGTTATTATGCCCATGTTGTAATAAAATAGAAGATAAAAATAAATTTAAAGGAGTTTTAAATGGCTAA
- a CDS encoding terminase small subunit gives MYIDNLELARSKLNLKQQRFCEYYVACGNVYEAGLKAGYSDFYSNKRLHTQMKQEHYQNYIKELNKIEFDKLIANATEIKQTLTKILRGEVEEEVVMVTQNGTSSPQARKVKRKTSTNNILKAADQLCKILGLYEDKVDLNQNLVIFNNEDKIKE, from the coding sequence ATGTATATAGATAATTTGGAATTAGCTAGAAGTAAATTAAATTTAAAACAACAGAGATTCTGTGAATATTATGTAGCTTGTGGTAATGTTTATGAAGCTGGTTTAAAAGCTGGTTATAGTGATTTTTATTCTAATAAAAGACTTCATACTCAAATGAAGCAAGAACACTATCAAAATTATATTAAAGAATTAAATAAAATAGAATTTGATAAATTAATTGCTAATGCTACTGAAATTAAACAAACTCTAACTAAAATATTAAGAGGTGAAGTTGAAGAAGAAGTTGTTATGGTAACTCAAAATGGAACATCATCGCCTCAAGCTAGAAAAGTAAAAAGAAAAACTTCAACTAATAATATTTTAAAAGCTGCCGATCAATTGTGTAAGATTTTAGGTTTATATGAAGATAAGGTAGATTTAAATCAAAATCTTGTTATATTTAATAATGAAGATAAAATAAAGGAGTAA
- a CDS encoding tyrosine-type recombinase/integrase produces MRRANGTGCVKKLSGKRRKPYAVVVTVGWTLEGKQINKYLGYFSTAKEATKFLTDYIDTPYNIDNDLTFKEVYDKWSFKKYTELSDSAIRNYKTSFNKSKKLHGMTFRSIKLNHLQQVIDSIGDSWASKRLTKVLYNQLYTYAMKYDIVSKDYSKFVEIGKKVTKLERKIFTKEEINTLWEHVGKIDYVDTVLILIYTGLRIGELLNLKVSDINLEDAYLKGGSKTEAGKDRIIPLNQKILPLIVRRINQGIENAYLINSKRGGGKMSYSVYSSQFNFILNELGMEHTIHDTRHTFATLLSNAEANVTSIKRLIGHSNYEMTEKVYTHKDLEQLKQAIDLL; encoded by the coding sequence ATGAGAAGAGCAAACGGAACTGGCTGTGTTAAAAAATTGTCTGGAAAAAGAAGAAAACCTTATGCGGTTGTAGTGACCGTCGGTTGGACTTTAGAGGGAAAACAGATTAACAAATATCTAGGTTATTTCTCAACAGCAAAAGAAGCAACTAAATTTTTAACAGATTATATTGATACACCATATAATATTGATAATGATTTGACGTTTAAAGAAGTGTATGATAAATGGAGTTTTAAGAAGTATACGGAACTTAGTGATTCAGCTATTAGGAATTATAAAACTAGCTTTAATAAATCTAAGAAGTTGCACGGTATGACTTTTAGAAGTATAAAGTTGAATCACTTACAACAAGTTATTGATAGTATAGGTGATAGCTGGGCAAGTAAGAGATTAACTAAAGTACTTTATAATCAGTTATATACTTATGCTATGAAGTATGATATAGTCAGTAAAGATTATAGTAAGTTTGTTGAAATAGGGAAGAAAGTAACTAAGTTAGAACGTAAAATATTTACTAAAGAAGAAATAAATACACTGTGGGAACATGTTGGGAAAATAGATTATGTTGATACGGTACTTATTTTAATATATACAGGTTTGAGAATAGGTGAATTATTAAACCTTAAAGTAAGTGATATAAATCTTGAAGATGCATATTTGAAAGGTGGTAGTAAAACAGAGGCAGGTAAAGATAGAATAATACCTCTAAATCAAAAAATATTACCTCTAATTGTTAGAAGAATTAATCAAGGTATAGAAAATGCTTATCTAATCAATTCAAAGCGTGGTGGTGGTAAAATGAGCTATTCTGTGTATAGTAGTCAGTTTAATTTTATTTTGAATGAATTGGGAATGGAACATACAATACATGATACTCGTCATACATTTGCCACATTGTTAAGTAATGCAGAAGCTAATGTAACATCGATTAAGAGATTAATAGGTCATAGCAATTATGAAATGACAGAAAAGGTATATACTCATAAAGATCTTGAGCAGTTAAAACAGGCTATTGATTTATTGTAG